The following nucleotide sequence is from Hippoglossus stenolepis isolate QCI-W04-F060 chromosome 18, HSTE1.2, whole genome shotgun sequence.
CGACACGTTGACGGTAAATGTTCGTATTCCGACGTTTTCCACCCGTAAAGCAGATGTCGCGACTCTGTTCGCTTTACGGCAGCTGACCTGGAACCTGATTGGACGTTGTGTGCCGTAAATCGCGTCAGTGGCAGAACGCGTGGGGATATTGCCGTGGCAGCGCGTGTGAGCTTCTGAAACGTAAGTTACATCTTTAAAAACGattcaaaactttattaatGTTCGTGTTAACGctacaaaccaaacagagacCAGCGGCGGTTTATAAAACACGTCGACTTCCGGTGTCTGTGCCGCTGAAAGTTCATCTAATGTCCGCTGATGTTTATCAATCTGTGGATTTTCCTCCACCTTTATATTCATGTGTCTCACAGTGTTTACATCTCCTCACTGTCTAATCATCATAGATATTAATGAAAGTATAATTTGCTCATATAACAAACACATGGAAGTGAAGCGGCATGTGTCCAGTTCAgcattaaatacatatttaatacatgtgttttatttctgtatcgCTCCAGTGTATTTGTTCCTTCTTGGGAttacaagatttaaaaaacacaccttCCAgtatcacaacacacacacacaacatacagatTTATTACATATCtataaaatgtcctttttctcctctcaggcTTTCTCAGGATAACTGGCTaattaaatatgttaatatgCTCAATTCATCAATATTCACAAAAACAAGgacataaaaactgaaagtgcCTTTCCACATAACTTCCACAGCACATTGTTCAGATTAGAAGTCACGACTCGaccatgttgtgtttctttaaacacacaatCCAGTGACACATCTCAGCAACAAGTCCAAACCCCGAGCTCTCTCCAGGTCCTGATGACTTAAAgcctgtttgtctttctgctgtTCTCCCTGTTGGACTTTAGGATGGAGGCCAAATCCCCAAAACCCTTTTCTCCTAAAGGTGGAAAGAAGTTCAGTCAGAAAGGAAAAGGTAAAGTCACGTTTCACATCAACCGGACGTGTACGCAGTCTATTTTCTGACCGGTCCCGTCACTCACATGTCTCACTCTGTCCAGACTCCATAGGGACCAAACTGGGAGGAAAACCAGGCGGTAAACTGGGCGGTAAACCAGGAGGTAAACCAGGTGGTTATCTGGGCGGTAAACCAGGCGGTAAGAAACCCTTTAAGCCGTACAACAACgcagagaagaagagcaggCCGGGGCAGGGGATTTATGACGGCAAAAACCCGAAACTTGGTTTCTCCAAACCAAATTTggagaaagtgaagaagaggaaaatcaAACCAGCGAAAGATGAAGAGGGCGAAGGTGAGAAAACCTCTTTGTTTCTTTACAGTGTTGTTTCTGATCTTGATGAATTTCACGTCTGAACTTTACCTTGAGTTTCTCCACTGCCTGGTTCTGAATCTTTTCTTGATTTGAATTGTGAAAACAGCTCCGGGAGCGAAGAAGGCGAAGAAAGGAGAGTTTCAGCCGAAGAAGGAGATGACGGAGgaggagataaagaaaaaccGTCAGCAGATGAAGAAGGACCTGAAGAAGAACAGACAGCAGGCGGAGAGGAAGGACATGTTCGAGATCATCTGTCACGCCAAACAAGTGTGGGGAAGCCTCCGGAGGTAAATAACCTTTTACCTTTGGATctgaacagaaagagaaattcaaactgaaacatttcagtTCAGGTCGAATATGTAGTGAAAATATTCCAGTTGTTCAGACTCGTAAACCCTCAAAACAAGAGGTAACACATTCCCAGTGGGTTTTTATCTAGttaaataatgatcataataataacgTGTGTGTCAACAGGAAGAAGTGTGACGAGGACGTGAAGAAGAAACTTATGAAAGAGCTTCATGATCTGATCCGTGGGAAAACCAAACAGGTGAGTTCCACCTTTTGTGGTACAAAGTGTGTGTTGTCGACATCTTTGTTGTgagctgatgctgctgctctcgtATTTTGTCTAAACTGAAATCTTCTCCATCCTCCAGATGGCGTTTGCTCACGACTCGGTGCGAGTGCTGCAGTGCTTCCTCCAGTTCGGGAGCCACGAGCAGAGAAGGGAAGTGTTTGATGAACTTAAAGGTAAAAGCTGAGCAGCTGCTCTTCTCAGGCTGATGTGATGAGAGGAGGATCTGATCTGTAGTCCAGCTCCGGGTTTTACATTTGTGACGttaactgttttcatttgttatttcCAGATGATGTCATTGGTTTGTGTAAGTCTCAATATGGCCGACATGTGGTGAAGAAACTGCTGATGTACGGGTGAGTCCtcagattttcttcttctctatgtacaggtgctgctgttgttcagTCCACTTCATTTATATCAACCTGCTCACTGGGATGTTGTTCAGTTATGGTTCCTAACAAGCTGCGTGTCCTCACTTCTCCTGTGTAAGATTCTCGTTGtgtatttctttcctccacagGAACAAGGAGCTGTTGGCAGCTGTGATACAAACGTTTAAAGGTCACGTGCGCACGATGCTGCGTCATTCCGCCGCCTCGTCCATCATCGAGTACGCCTACAACGACAAAGCCGTGCTCGCACAGAGACTCATGCTCACGGAGGAGCTGTACGGCACCACCTTCATCGTCTGCAaggtacacgcacacacacacacacaatgcagagtGTGCATTTCACCTGAACTGTACTAGATAATACATGTTAGTGAAGTCACTGTAACTGTCTCTCTCCCCGTTGTTCAGTCCTCGGTGTGTAACACCATCGAGAAGGTGGCGGAGGCGAACCCTGGAAAGTTGAACAACATAATCGACGAGATGAAGCAGAGTCTCACACCCATGGCCACAAAgtaagataataaaaaagaattgGATGAGAATTGGAAGGAAATAAAATTATCTATCTTTAAAAATCTGACAATGAATTCTAAGATCTCTAAGCACGGctcctgtctttgtgttttcagggagCAGGTGATCAAGCACTCGCTGGTTCACAAGGTTTTCCTGGATTTCTTCCTGTTCTCACCTGAGAAACCGAGAACGGTGAGTAGAACCTCGACTCCTAACAGCGCTGAATTAaacctttttacttttgtacGGATGAACATTAAACAGATAATAAACTTCTTTCTGGATGAACAGTCCACAGGTTTGTGTGACtgactgtttgtttcttctgtttcgTGAGCAGGAAATGATCGAGTCCATCAGAGAGTCGGTCGTCTACATGGCTCACACACACGACGGAGCACGAGTGGCTATGCACTGTTTTTGGCACGGGACGGCCAAGGTGTGTagagagactcacacacacacacacacacacacacacacacacacacacacacagtagaagTGAACAGCacaatatctttgttttttattctttgtttcaGGACAGAAAAGTCATCATCAAAACTATGAAGACGTTCATGGTGAAGTTTGCGACGGTGAGTTCTCAGTGCTCCTCCATTCATTCACAGAAACAAGCTGTTAGAGAAGTTTAGAAAAGGTCGTAAAGCTCAGACTTCCTGTTATTGGTCCACAGGGGGAGTTCGGTCACCTGGTTCTTTTGGCTCTATTCGACAGTGTGGACGACACCAAGCTGGTGAAACAAGCCGTGCTCTCAGTAAGATCATCTTCTTATAAAACTGTTTGACTCAGTCAGTTACATGTGACTCAGTGTTAAATCTGCTCTGTTCTCCGTCCTGCTCAGGAGATCCTGTTGTCTCTGGACGAGGTCATCAATAATAAGTACGGTAAGAAGGTTCTGTTGTACCTGCTGAGCCCCAGAGACCCGGCTCACCTGCTGCCAGAGATCATCAAGGTGCTGGAGAAGGGAGACGGAAACGCTCACAGGTAAATAAACTATTAATCTGCAGTCATTTTAAAGCAGTTAAAAGTTGATTTAGTCACAAAGTGAAACACGTGACTTGAGCTGCGTCGTCTCCTCTTCAGTAAAAAGGAACCTGCCATCCGGaggaaggagctgctggaggtcGTCTCCCCGCTGCTGCTGGATTATCTCCGGGACAACGCTGGCACCATGGTGATGGTAAAGTCCACCAGCGTCACCGTTAGCGACATCTTGGCATCGGCCTGCGGGGACCTGAGGCCCGCCATGACGGCCGTGGCTCAGCTGGCCAACGAGGAGCTGGTGCCGGGAGGGATAGACGGTCGGGTGCGTGTCAGAGAAGATTCATGTCGAGTTTTCTGTTGCTGCTTCGTAATGATTAGTCGGGttaaaggtttttattctgCGGTTCCTCAGCGTGACgggttttattttctctgcagctccacatggCCGAACATCCTGCAGGACACCTGGTGCTGAAGTGGCTCATCGAGCAGGACATGACGCTGTCggaggcagagaaagaaggTAAACACCAGTTTAACTCACTGGACATGTTAAGAGGGAGAGATTTGAACTGTTAGTCAATGACTGAACTTTCCAACAAATCACCTGATTctgtttttaagaaaaacaacagaatcaggaggtgaaggtgaatacaagtgaaatatttaaaacacctctctcttcttctctcgcCCTCTCAGAGCGGTTCGGCAGGATACTGGTGGACACAGTGGGAACAGACAAAATGAAGAGCTGGGTGAAGGTGAACAGAGGAGCCATGGTTCTCTGCAGGTcagtgcacgtgcacacacacacatgtttatgaGCATATTGAGCAGGAAACGAAAAAGAGAAATCGTTTGTTAACCACTTGTTttttgaatctgtgtgtgtgcagcctccTGAACAGCTGCGACAAGTCCGTGTCGGCGGAGGTGAAGGAGGCTCTGAGGTCCATCACGTCCCAGCTCAGCAGCATCACCAACAACAAAGGGGCTGAAATCCTGTTGGAGAACCTGAACAAGTAgagacttttaatttgaaacaccAACTGCTCACATTAAACGTCCTGTCCAGCCCGACCAGAGTCAGAGGGAACATTTTAAGGACGTGGACACAACCTGGAACACCGATGgatcatgtttgtgtgaataatgaaataaatgtgtttaaaggaAGACGAGAAAAAACGCTTCAAATACCATTTGACATTAAACTGCCCATATTCtgttgtttgggtttttctgtGACTCGCTCACTGACCTCTTGTATCGTCTCCGGTCATTCGCAGGCAGGGGGCACCACATTTAGTTTTATACATTTGTAGTAGACggctttaaactttaaacagcTCAAATATGGGCAAGTTCATGTTTTAACACATGACATCTCACAACCTCCACAAATACAAAGCTAAAAGATCTGTATGGTGAATTAGAACCTAAAGACTTATTTTCTGGGTAGTTTGGATAAACTGGTCCTTCAAGTAGAACTCGTTAACCAGTGGTTAAGTGAGTGAGTCTCCACAACTTCCTGTCCACTGATCCTCATCCATCCTGTTGTACGTTTCCTATAATATTTTTTGTATGTCATGATTGTATCAgatgaaaaatgcaaaataaatattgatgaaACTGTTTAAACCAGATTCTGATCAATTATTCTTGACTTTAATCAACAAGATAGAGCTGTTCTCTATGGAGGTGAAGTTTAGGCCTAATCCTCTGtaccgccccctggtggctggctgtagttcagctcatactgtacatgtacaaagaggatttctttcattttggttatttgatgtttttaactgagtgaaacgtcatgattgacagctgagacgtcaaaagtgcaagatggccgcaacattttggcttcacacacacagagctttatAACAAGATATAGAGAAATTGGTTTATTattagagacacagacacatgagggAGATAAACAGTTTTCACATCCGTCGTCCAGATGTTTCTTCAACGTGATTTAATTCAGTGTCGTTCGCTCCTGAGTCCTGGATTACACGTGAGCTTTAGAGAATGATGGGGTGAGTGTGgacggaggaagagaagaggctGATGAAGTTTGAAGCTTCAACACAAACGTGTGGAGATTAAACTGAGGATttctgttcaaataaaaaaacctgaAGCACAGACAGAATGTTGCACTGCTGTAGAAAAACATTACCCCCTGTGACGCCCCCCACTGGTCTCTGAAGGAACTGCTTCCTGAAATCAAGTCATTTCACCAAAAACAATTCTTCCAGGATTTGAATCCGGTCGATTTGAGAATCTACAACCGGACTCGGTGCAGGCGGGAGGTCTTTGGCTGAGCGACCTCCTCGCAGCACTCGGCAAACTTCTTGGCCGCCCTCCTGGCCAGGTGCAGGTTCCCGCGGGCCTTGGTGACGGCCGTGTACTCGTGGGCCTTGAGCTTGGTGTAGTAGTCTGAGAACTTGTTGTAGAGCACCGAGATGGGCATGCCGTTAAGGATGATGCCGAAGGAGATGCAGGCGAAGGCGAAGACCCGGCCCAGGTTGGTCTCGGGGACCATGTCGCCGTAGCCGACCGTGGAGATGCTCACCTGGAGGACGAAGGAGACACAGGTGAACAGATGCGGTGACGCAGCTGGAGGGTTTCCAGTTGGAGCGAAGGTGTGGAGGTGACTCACTGTGGCCCACCACCACGCGTGGGGCATGGAGGTGAAGTTTGTGTTGTGAACGTCGCGCTCCACCGTGTAAACCACGGCTGAAAACATGAAGATCCCCATCCCCatgaagagaagcagacagcccacctgcaaacaaacacgTTTCTCCATTTCCTCAAGATGTTACAAATtcagggaatttaaatgtggttttacacAAGAGGACAGTTGGGCCTCTGTGGAGGTTTGAGTTCTACTGACTGACCTAGTTTGAATAATGTAATGTAGTAATCTGCAGCCCCACCTGCTGGTAGCACTGTTTCAGTGTGAAGCCAAACGCTCGCAGGCCGGTCGAGTGACGAGCCAACTTCAGAATCCTGAAGATTCTCATCAGACGCATGATCCTCAGAACCTGACCGACCTGCAGGGAGAAAACAGAAGAGCTGATGAATCCGATGATGTGAAGAAACCTGAGGCATCAGTTGTCTCCTCGGCTTCATCGTACTTTCCCGACACGGCCGACAGTCTCGATGTCTCCTGCATGCAGGTGCACGTCCTCGGCCTCGAAACACTCCAGCATCATCTGCAGGTAGTGCGGCAGGATGGCGACCAGGTCCACGATGTTCAGGACGCTGCGTCCGAAGCACTTGAGGTCGGGGGTGGAGACCAGGCGCAGCAGGTACTCCAGGGTGAAGAAGGTGATGCAGAATGACTCCACGTACTCGCCGTAGAATCTGCCGCTGGGCTGACCTGAGGCCGTCTGCAGAGGAAGGAACAGGAATCCTGCTTTGGACTGTGAAGCTGATGGACTGTTACTCTACTGCTGTTGGGTTCAGGGTCATATTATATCTATATTTGCCTTTTTGAATACTTTGattatgtgtaaaaaaaaactcactttgTACTGCATCTCCTCCACGGTGTTGAGCGTCATGGCGACCAGTGACACCAGcacgaacatggaggaggcgacGCCCATCAGCTTGGCGGTGACCGAGGAGAACGGCTTCTCCATCAGGTTCCAGATTCTCCTTCGGGTCGACCCGAAGGCCATTTCGTGAAAgaactcctccttctccacctccacctggaGGAGGACACACCAGAGACTTTATCACAAAGAGAAGGGGCCAGATGTTTATAGGAATATGCTTCAAAATCACATCGATACacagatattaatttctttaaattgtaaaaacacagagtaaaaGTACAGTTTGTATGTGGGTCAAATAAACAGATATTGCATCATACAATaggaacaaagaaaaacaacctaatgactgaaatgtcaacatcagataaaactgtattaaaaacacaactggtGAGACAAACTGCAGGACAGTGGGACGGAGCTTATTGTCCATCTGTCAAGACGGCAGTGATTTGTAATGTAGGTCAGACAGACTGAGACTCAGACGACAGATTAGTGACGACATGTCACAGGTAGAGAAATCAGAGCTGAACCAGTGACGACCTCTTGACCTTTGTATTTTGGACAAAACCACTTCATCAGAGGTCGTAGTGTCCGActgtctccagtgtgtgtgagtgtgtgtgtgtgtccttctgtgtgtgctcttgtagGACGACGACTTTAAgcttatgtaaaaaaaatatttctaatCAGATGGTCATCATGATGTCAGCATGTTGTCAGCGTGACGTCATCGTGACATCACACCCCCGCCCACCTACCTCTGCCATCAGCTGCTTCTGGATCTTCAGCTGCTCGCTCTGCTCGTCCTGACGCTCCTCGAAGGAGATGCGACAGCAGCGTTGGCTGTTCTTGATTCGGACGCCCCAGTAGTTTATCTCCTCCAGGAAATTGCGGGGACACAGTTCGTCTTTGATCCAGAGAACTCCGGTTCTGATGACGAGCACAGGGACAATTCTTACATCACGTTCAACACACGTTCGGTAACGTCTCCTCTCACGCGCCAGGCTTCACCTGTAGAAGCTGAAGATGTTGTGGAAGACTTCGGGATCTCGATCGAAGAAGAACTCGTTGCTCTGGACGACGTAGTCGTCGCACAGGTCCAACTTCCTGCTGTGGTCCGTGCACGTGGCCAACCGGCCGATCCGGGTCTTCGGATACTGGGCAGCGAGCCTGTAGGGCAGGTGGTAAACCTGGAGGAGGGAAGAAGTTCATAACCTCGTGACTACAGCTGCAACTAAAAgggtttttacagtttctgttTATATAAAAACTGGGACCTGGCCcttcaaatgttaaagaaaacagcTCATTGCGCAGGAGACACACCAGAAACCACAGTACATCTGCAGGTCCACATGCTACTGCTGTTACTTTTTATCCCCTACAGGGGGTGGTGTTGTGTCGAGATAAACAGTATTTCCCCAATCGTAGTTAGGGGTACGATAACACTAAATAGCGCCTCCTGGTGGAGAACCTGTTGCAGCAGCGTGTAGAAGTTACCGTTCCTCCGACGTTGATGTTGAGGATGAAGTGTTTGTTCAGCAGGTTTGAGGGAGACACTGGGAATcgatcctcctcttcttcgtaCTCATCGTAAAGATCGTAGATGTCTCTGCTCAGATCCTTCACCAAATAAAACAAGAGTCTGATGAACTAAACTGTTTTATAGGTTTTATGCAacaagaagaataaaataataaattcaaaatatttaaaagactCAAGGGAATTCAGATAAatgcatttgtaaaaaaaataaaaataaacttttttaaacTATGTACAACTGGATTTAAATTGATTTGTTGACATTTGACGATTAGGACCAATCACCACTTATTAATAACTGAGTCCATGAACCTAGAACTGAAGTGAACAGAATAATTATCTGACTCCAACGACggagaatctgctgctgctcctgaagAGCAAAGTAAAGGACCCGACCTGCATGGAGCTCCACGGTTTGAAGGTGCAGGTGAAGTCCACGTGGTCGAGCGGCTCTTTGGCGGCTTGAGTCCGGCTGCCGGGTTTGTAGCTGTGGAACAAACTCCTGCTCCGGGCTCGGAGGTGGGACAACATGGCCCCTGCCGAGTGGGTTTGGATCTAAAATGACTGAACCGGCACGAAGACACATCCTGGAAACCCCATCATTCGACTCTCAACCCCGGACACACAGCTGGAGTCCTGCAGAGCTCAGTGACACAGAGAAATGAAGTGATTCTCgtctacagcagcagacagatgaTCCGGGTGCTTAAAGTTTTAAATACcattactcctcctcctccatcgcCCCCTCTCCGACCTCCCACTTCAGCTAAATGTGCAAGTTGAGGTTCGGTGAAATCTGTGTCAAATTGTTTTACAGATCCTAAAACTGAtgataaactgtaaaatattaaaaag
It contains:
- the pum3 gene encoding pumilio homolog 3; the protein is MEAKSPKPFSPKGGKKFSQKGKDSIGTKLGGKPGGKLGGKPGGKPGGYLGGKPGGKKPFKPYNNAEKKSRPGQGIYDGKNPKLGFSKPNLEKVKKRKIKPAKDEEGEAPGAKKAKKGEFQPKKEMTEEEIKKNRQQMKKDLKKNRQQAERKDMFEIICHAKQVWGSLRRKKCDEDVKKKLMKELHDLIRGKTKQMAFAHDSVRVLQCFLQFGSHEQRREVFDELKDDVIGLCKSQYGRHVVKKLLMYGNKELLAAVIQTFKGHVRTMLRHSAASSIIEYAYNDKAVLAQRLMLTEELYGTTFIVCKSSVCNTIEKVAEANPGKLNNIIDEMKQSLTPMATKEQVIKHSLVHKVFLDFFLFSPEKPRTEMIESIRESVVYMAHTHDGARVAMHCFWHGTAKDRKVIIKTMKTFMVKFATGEFGHLVLLALFDSVDDTKLVKQAVLSEILLSLDEVINNKYGKKVLLYLLSPRDPAHLLPEIIKVLEKGDGNAHSKKEPAIRRKELLEVVSPLLLDYLRDNAGTMVMVKSTSVTVSDILASACGDLRPAMTAVAQLANEELVPGGIDGRLHMAEHPAGHLVLKWLIEQDMTLSEAEKEERFGRILVDTVGTDKMKSWVKVNRGAMVLCSLLNSCDKSVSAEVKEALRSITSQLSSITNNKGAEILLENLNK
- the kcnv2a gene encoding potassium voltage-gated channel subfamily V member 2 — its product is MLSHLRARSRSLFHSYKPGSRTQAAKEPLDHVDFTCTFKPWSSMQDLSRDIYDLYDEYEEEEDRFPVSPSNLLNKHFILNINVGGTVYHLPYRLAAQYPKTRIGRLATCTDHSRKLDLCDDYVVQSNEFFFDRDPEVFHNIFSFYRTGVLWIKDELCPRNFLEEINYWGVRIKNSQRCCRISFEERQDEQSEQLKIQKQLMAEVEVEKEEFFHEMAFGSTRRRIWNLMEKPFSSVTAKLMGVASSMFVLVSLVAMTLNTVEEMQYKTASGQPSGRFYGEYVESFCITFFTLEYLLRLVSTPDLKCFGRSVLNIVDLVAILPHYLQMMLECFEAEDVHLHAGDIETVGRVGKVGQVLRIMRLMRIFRILKLARHSTGLRAFGFTLKQCYQQVGCLLLFMGMGIFMFSAVVYTVERDVHNTNFTSMPHAWWWATVSISTVGYGDMVPETNLGRVFAFACISFGIILNGMPISVLYNKFSDYYTKLKAHEYTAVTKARGNLHLARRAAKKFAECCEEVAQPKTSRLHRVRL